The proteins below are encoded in one region of Silene latifolia isolate original U9 population chromosome 2, ASM4854445v1, whole genome shotgun sequence:
- the LOC141640867 gene encoding protein FAR-RED IMPAIRED RESPONSE 1-like, translating into MFQKTLILDNSKLNIGAGLTFRQVKELVNGYENIGATLIDFKNFQRDIKCYIGLRDADLFIDRLEKLKATQPQFYFAYDVDPQNRLTKFFWADATCIRNYSFFGDAVSFDPTYGTNKYDMVFTPFTGVNHHRKSVLFAGCLLLHEDDISFQWTFQRFLDAMGQKEPQFMITDQCPGIKKAFPSVFKTARHRYCMWHITQKITDKVGSALCRDTDFLARFNAVVWDPDMEPSEFEEKWQKVISDFELEDNDWLTTMFDDRHHWIPAYHRDLALGCILRTTQPSESTNSFFKRYENHFGSKLLWTSSAIHEGAMIITNDHSFPELKTELPIEKHGAIIYTHVVFKVFQEEVMAADSCGVDDFEKEEHVRIIHVIDALRQTEFSRHILWVYKGKGIGRIPSKYIVDQFRQIVGVLKTLPTEHTKELASLLVEFRQKLYIEPLTKDQEMEIFVGLHSSSQVTIHPPEQARNKGSGKRLKSAKQQAIEKEAKPKRLCAYCKERVTHDRRTCSLRIADVAAKKAAKKKKV; encoded by the exons ATGTTCCAGAAGACGCTTATCTTGGACAACTCCAAGTTGAATATTGGCGCTGGATTAACCTTTAGACAGGTTAAGGAACTTGTCAATGGGTATGAAAATATCGGTGCTAcattgatagattttaagaactttcaaagAGATATCAAGTGCTACATTGGGTTACGAGATGCTGACCTTTTCATCGATCGACTCGAGAAACTCAAAGCGACCCAACCCCAGTTTTACTTCGCCTATGATGTTGATCCGCAAAACCGTCTAACAAAGTTCTTTTGGGCTGATGCTACATGTATTAGAAACTACTCATTCTTTGGGGATGCTGTGAGCTTCGACCCTACTTACGGAACcaacaagtatgatatggtttttacaccattcaCAGGTGTTAATCACCACAGAAAGTCGGTGTTGTTTGCCGGTTGTCTCCTGTTACACGAGGATGACATCTCCTTCCAATGGACCTTTCAAAGATTTCTTGACGCCATGGGACAAAAAGAGCCGCAATTCATGATCACGGATCAATGCCCTGGCATAAAGAAG GCTTTCCCTTCTGTTTTCAAGACAGCTAGGCATcgttattgtatgtggcatattacaCAAAAGATCACAGACAAAGTTGGTTCAGCACTCTGCAGAGACACGGACTTCCTTGCTCGCTTCAACGCTGTTGTTTGGGACCCTGATATGGAGCCGTCGGAGTTCGAAGAGAAGTGGCAGAAGGTCATTTCAGATTTCGAGCTGGAagataatgattggttgactacaaTGTTCGACGACAGACACCATTGGATTCCTGCCTACCATCGTGACCTTGCCTTGGGCTGCATATTAAGAACAACACAACCATCAGAAAGTACAAATTCGTTTTTCAAGCGCTATGAGAATCACTTTG GTTCCAAACTGCTATGGACCAGCAGCGCTATACACGaaggtgcgatgattataacaaaTGATCACTCATTCCCCGAGCTTAAGACAGAATTACCTATAGAAAAGCATGGCGCTATTATATACACACATGTTGTGTTCAAGGTGTTTCAAGAAGAAGTAATGGCTGCCGATTCATGTGGTGTTGATGACTTTGAGAAGGAGGAGCATGTGCGCATAATTCATGTAATCGATGCTTTGAGACAGACAGAATTTTCAAG GCATATTCTGTGGGTGTACAAGGGCAAAGGAATTGGGCGAATACCAAGCAAGTACATTGTAGATC AGTTCCGTCAGATAGTTGGTGTTCTCAAAACTTTACCTACTGAACACACGAAAGAGTTAGCATCCCTCCTAGTTGAGTTCCGGCAGAAGTTATATATTGAACCGCTTACAAAAGACCAAGAGATGGAGATCTTTGTTGGGCTGCACTCGTCGTCTCAAGTCACTATCCACCCTCCggaacaagcacgcaacaagggcAGCGGAAAAAGATTGAAGTCAGCTAAACAACAGGCCATTGAAAAAGAAGCCAAGCCAAAGAGGCTATGTGCATACTGCAAAGAAAGAGTTACCCACGACAGGAGAACATGCTCTCTTCGCATAGCTGATGTAGCCGCTAAGAAAGCAGCTAAAAAGAAAAAAGTTTGA
- the LOC141640868 gene encoding uncharacterized protein LOC141640868, which yields MPEYLKYAEDVVRKVESLKRRANDFPVYTRSKVSRKLEPLPTEKSPRTVKSESLVKEVLSSLSEQHLEEDDEEDEEVHDEDRQDEMEDGVESDDEDGTDDAEDDDDGNDDDGTDDAEDDDEDGDDDGGDVESRLKNKRLQEGGTDIDNDEESANEEEDYEEDEKEKEDEEEEDQEDKEEDVKDAESQSGEDEEDDAEEKDDADEDDDADEEDESGKGQEDDGDEEEEDDKEEENEDDKEGSGEDDKDASDEDENDDADEYDASGQGDKITSEPEDGSGEDDKEESEGDASSQHQDNPTSEAVKRHLLKHYDKEEAEDDASGQAEENPTSEAVTKDLQDNKEEADDDASGQVDDQPTSEGNEKEDDDKDEEEDDGNEKPDEENDDDKDEDNLWRYKRR from the exons ATGCCTGAATACCTTAAATATGCCGAAGATGTTGTGCGAAAGGTTGAATCGTTGAAGAGGAGGGCGAATGACTTCCCGGTATATACAAGGTCCAAAGTCAGTAGGAAGTTGGAACCACTTCCAACAGAGAAAAGTCCTAGGACAGTTAAGTCAGAATCCCTGGTAAAGGAAGTATTAAGCAGTTTAAGTGAGCAACAtcttgaagaagatgatgaagaggatgaggagGTTCATGACGAGGACAGGCAAGATGAGATGGAGGACGGAGTGGAAAGTGATGATGAGGACGGGACTGATGATgcagaggatgatgatgatggcaatgatgatgacgggactgatgatgcagaggatgatgatgaggacggggaTGACGATGGCGGCGATGTTGAGAGTCGTCTTAAAAACAAGAGGCTTCAAGAGGGTGGCACGGACATAGAtaacgatgaagaaagtgccaatgAGGAGGAAGACTATGAAGAGGATGAaaaggaaaaggaggatgaagaggaagaagaccaagaggacaaagaggagGATGTAAAGGATGCTGAAAGCCAATCTGGTGAAG atgaagaggatgatgcagAGGAAAAGGATGATGCAGATGAAGACGATGAtgcagatgaagaggatgaatCTGGCAAAGGTCAAGaggatgacggagatgaagaggaggaggatgataaagaagaagaaaatgaagacgacAAAGAGGGGAGTGGCGAGGATGATAAAGATGCATCTGATGAAG ATGAAAACGATGATGCTGATGAATATGATGCGTCAGGGCAGGGTGACAAAATAACTAGCGAGCCAGAAGATGGATCTGGTGAAG ATGACAAGGAAGAGTCCGAAGGTGATGCATCGAGCCAGCACCAAGATAACCCAACTAGTGAGGCGGTGAAGAGGCATCTCCTGAAG CACT ATGACAAGGAAGAGGCAGAAGATGATGCATCGGGCCAAGCTGAAGAGAACCCAACGAGTGAGGCGGTGACGAAGGATCTTCAAG ATAACAAGGAAGAGGCCGATGATGATGCATCAGGCCAGGTTGATGACCAACCAACCAGTGAGGGAAATGAAAAGGAAGATGACGataaagatgaagaagaggatgatgggaATGAAAAACCAGATGAAGAGAACGATGATGATAAAGATGAAGACAATCTTTGGCGATATAAACGAAGATAA